The window CGGTAAAACGCACTTGGGAACAAAGCATGTTTTCTCATTTGCATGGCTTTGCACCAAACCAACTGAAGATGTTCAGTTTCAAATGTACACTACGAGTACCGTAATTCCTTGTGTATAATACACTCGAGTATGATACCCAAAAATCGCACTTCCGCAGCTGGCTTTTTCTTCCACCTACGTATAATACACATCAGAGAATTGCTGGTATGGTATATGTCGCATATTGTCAGATGCCGTACTGCTACAAGAGTTACGGCAGTGTTACAAAAGGTGTGTTAAGTGAATATGGACATGTCTagtaagcatccatccatccatccatccatttccaatgCCGCCTATACTGTTCTGCAGTTGAAATCAAAGCCCCATTGGCAGTTGTGATACTCAAACATTATTGGACACAACAGTGAACACTTTGCGCTGCTCCCCTCTTTCCTTACCCTCACTGGTGAGCCGCCAGTTCCATGGTTCTGTTGGCAGTGTTGGCAAAGTAAATTTTACAAGCGagctagttcaaagttcaattcacaaattttaaaatgaactagTTGAGTTTGtaatttcaacattttgaagtaagttcactttccaaaaacaaactacttcacagttttgttttgtattccaGATGTTGCTGCAAGCTATTACTtgcatttccccattgttgccaacAAAGGTCCGGAAGTATCTATTTATTGTGAAATATATTAAATTTCCCTAGTTGTTGTATCTACAGCTGCTTGAAATTGGATTAATTCAATACAAttcaaatttattattttatttatatagcacttttcatgtaaaaaaaaatgcaacttaaaGTGCCTCACAGTGGTGACAATAGACAAATAGGAAATATACAAAAACCTACTCCTCCCATCCCCACATGTAAATGCACCCATACGAAGACACTCAcccgcatgcacacacaaacaaagcacTTTTTCACCAATAGTAATTCAaaaaccttttggcatttattattgtcaagtaacacagaactaaaagaaaatgtgatagGTAGCCTACAATTGTGCtcttaagtttacataccctggcagattTTTTGAAATACTGGCTTCATAAAAtatagtgaggaaaagcggttcagaagatggatggatggatggatggatggatggatggatggatggatggataaatatatatctccatccatcttctgaaccacacacacacacgtatatttgtgtgtatacgtgtgtgtgtgtatatatatatatggtatatatatatatatatatatatgtgtgtgtgtgtgtgtgtgtgtgtgtctgtatatatatatatgtgtgtgtctgtatatatatatgtgtgtgtgtgtgtgtgtgtatatatatgtatatatatgtatatgtatgtatatacatacatatatatatgtatgtgtaaaaaatgtgtgtgtgtatatatatatatgtgtgtgtgtgtgtatatatatatatatatatatatatatatatatacatatgtgtatatatatgtatatgtgtgtatgtgtatatatatgtgtgtgtgtgtatatatatatgtatatatgtgtatgtgtatatgtatgtgtatatatatatattgtatgtatgtatatatatatatatatatatatatatatatatatatatattgtgtgtgtgtgtgtatatggacATGCATGTATATATGTTAAGCAATAGGGGTAGTTGTATAATACGCACTGTcgattttgcattttatttttttattttatttttttttatacatttgttttatacatGAGAAATCATGGTACATTGAGTAACAAGCTTATTTGTGGCACAAATTAAAATCATTAGTCATGGTGCCACTGTACATGAAATTTTTTCTACAGTGCTCATTTGAATTTTAACAAGTGTACTTTTGTAGTAGCATCTTCAGTTTTATACCCTCCATGATGCTTCTTATGATACCACTGACTTGCCTTAAACAGCTTAAAGAGGAACTACACACTGCTACCATTCAGGGTGGTCAATCAGACGCTTTAGATCACATACCATCCATTTGTGTTACATTTATCAGTTATTTCTTCGTGTGAATTTTTACTATAtcaacagcatttaaaaaatgagccaATGCTTCTAAAAGCAAGTGTGTGTAGTCTCTCTTTTACAGACTTTCCATAATTCTCTGGAAAAAATTAAGTAATTTTCTGTGGGGAGAAAAATCTGCATGTCAACACTTaccagtatatatattttcttattcaaTAGTTTTTCCTCTTTATCCTCATTGTACAGCCAAAAACAGTTTTGTACGTTACTTGTAGTATGTGGTGCATTGACTGAGGTAACTGGTGCTGCTGTATTGACACCACACAGATGTTCTGCTTATCGTCGAAAGTTTATTGCCGTCTTCTCCCTGCCTTCTCTTACATCTCTCGTGCTTCCCCATGGTCCTCCTTCCTCTATGCGGTTCTCTGAATCAACCAGGAGCTTAACCTTGTCTTCCGCTGTCGCTCTTTTACTGAAGGTTACTCTTGAAAATGGTGTCTCCGTTTGGCGTCCTATTACAGTCTGCTCTTCATGATTTCTCAGGAAGGTCAGAGGAGACTCAGTTGAGAAGTAGTGGAAAGGAAGAGGTGGATCAAGAACAACGTCGAGAAGTGTTTGAGGAAGACCAGACGAGTCACCTGAGCGCCAATAGGCTCTCTAATACTGATGAGCCGTCAAGGCCCATTAAAGAAAACGACTGTGGCCTTAGCCAGGGCTTGCAGATTGAACTGCCAGTCACAAAAGCCAGGGATGAAATAGGTCTCAGTGCTATAATTCATGGAAATGCAACAAGTCCTCCTGAAACCCTTCCACGATTCAACTCTGATTTGGAGACAGGCACACAAATAAATGATGGTGACATTGAAGAAAATTCTAATGACATTATTGAAAAGCCAAACAAACACGATACCAATGAGGACATAAATTTGATTAAATTAGAACCAATTGTACAAGCTGTCAAAGACTCAGAATCTCGTCCCCAAGAAGAAGATATAGAAGATAACGAAACAAGTTGCCAAGTAGATGTTAATGAGTCTGAATCATGTCCCGAGGAGGAAACCAATGAGATTGATTTATGTACCCAAGTGAATATCAAAGATTCTGAATCTTGTCCCCAAGAAGATATAAAAGATTCTGAATCATGTCCCAAAGAAGATCTAACAGATTCTCAACCATGTCCCAATGTCGAGGGAGCCCAAGATCCAGAAACCTGTCTCCAAGATGTCAAAGATTTTGAATCACATCCCCAGGAAGAAGACATAAAAGATCAAGAATTATGTTGCGAAGTGGCTGCCAAAGATTCTGCATCATGCCCTCAAGAAGCTAGACAAGATTCAAAATCCTATGCCCAAGTAGATGTCAAAGAATTTGAATCATGTCCTCAAGAAGATAACCTAAAAGATCCAGAATCATGTCCACAAGTAGATGTGAAAGATTGTGAATTGCTTCCTCAAGATAGCGTACAAGATTTAGATTTATGTCCCCAAGTAGATGTCAAAGATTCAGAATCTTGTCCCCAAGAAGATATAAAAGATTCTGAATCACATCCCCAAGTAGAAGACAAAAAAGATCCAGAATCTTGTCTCCAAGTAGGGGTCAAAGATTTTGAATCACATCCCCAAGACATAATAGCTCCAGAATTATGTCACCAATTGGAAGCCAAAGATTCTGAATCATGCCCTCTAGAATATACACAAAATTCTAAATCCTATCACCAAGTAGATGAAGTCAAAGATTTGGAATTGTATCCCCAAAAACAACTAACAAATCCAGAATCTTATCCCAAAGTAGATGTGAAAGCTAATGAATTATGTCCTCAAGAAGGCATACAAAATTTTGACTTGTGTCTCAAAGTAGAAGATTTCAAAGATTTGGAATTGTATCCCCCAAAAGACCTAAAAAATTCTGAATCATATCCCGAAGTAGATATGAAAGATACTGATTTATGTACTCAAGAAGGCATACAAGATTTTGACTTGTGTCTCCAAGTAGATGTAAAAGATTCTGAATCGCATCCCCAAGAAGACATAAAAGATCCAGAATCATGTGCCCAAGAAGGCCTAAAAAATTCTGAATCGTGTGCCCAAGTGAAAGATAGAAAAAATTCTGACTCATGTAGCCAAGAAGAAGATATAAACGATTCCAAATCATGTCCCCAAGTACTAGTTGTCAAAGATTCTGAACCTTGTCCGCAAGCAGTAGATCCTGAGCCCAACACGGAATTGCAGCATGAAACTGCTGAGGCAAGCAGCGACGAGGCAGAAAAAATCTTAACCAAGCCTCCTACGagtgctaaaaagaaaaaaagaaagaggagagGCAAAAAGAAAGGAGGCTTCCTTGAGGAACAAACTCAACATAGGGACAAAAAGGAAGAAACTGTGACAAATCAAGAAAACATTCAGATAGCAGGCAGAGGTGTAGCTTTAGGAAACAATGGGTCTGCTGCAGAATGTGGCACTGATGGTCACACCATTGAATGCCTCATAGAATCAACTGCAGGTCAAGTAGATGTAGCTGAACAGGTGGAACATGCAGAAACCTCAAATGTTCAAAATTCCAAAGAATCCCAGCTGGATCAAATGTTCAATACGGATGagcaaaacatacaaaattTAGGATCTGGAAAAGTACAGATAGATGAACCGGAAGCATTTATTCAGACTTTTTCTCTCACTTTACCACTCATTCAGACAGAAACGgatcaaaatacaaataaacgaAAACAAAGTTTGGAATCTCTGGAAGTCCAGGAAGGATGTATTAAGTGTTCTGAGTCAGAGGTCGTTCACAGTGGAGTTAATCGTATTTTTAACTCTGAAAGTCGTGACAAAGACTCCAGTTTAGATTACACCACTAACGTACCGATTCCAAGCCAAGGTGACACAAGTCCATCAGGTGTTGTCCATAATGAAGGTGAAATAAGTTGTGAAACTACAAACTGTAATAAAGACTCTGTACCCAGGTTAGATGTCGAAAGTCATGGTCAAATTCCTCATGTTGAGCCTTCTGAATGTCAGAATCATGTATCTGTGATGTTTACCCATGACATTGGTGACAGCCTCCAAGACCCAGAATGGTCACCGTCTGAGCCGACCGCTGCCGTGAATTCTGACACCATCATCAAGGTTTCTGAGAACGTTCTCGAAAAGGAAACTTTTACAAACCAAGAGCATGAGGAGCCAGAAGTAGAGAATGTGGACAGGTCTAGAAAGGAATGTAAAGAATTGTTCAATTTAGTCAAGCTGGAGAACTCCTCCTGTGACCTCGACAGGGAGCAGATCCTCGTAGAGACTCAGCTGGAACATGTTGCTGAAATAGAGAAATTGATGCATGAAGATCAGGTTGTTGAAGCTGCCTCAGACACAAAGGTGCAGACATCAGAGTCTGAGGAAGCAAGATGTGAGGTCAGTAATGACGAATTAGCCCCTGCAGAGAAACCCATGGAGCATGAAAGCAGTCAAGGTGTCCAGAAAAATGAAGTGATCACTGGTCTAGGCACCTACCTACACGACAGTGGGGAAGAttttgatgatgaagatgagaaAGGACAGTCCTTTGATTTTGATGACATGGATATAGACGCAGCCATGGAGACACAGTCTGATGAAAATCTGGAGCAGCGGGAAGTTGAGGCTGGTTTTGAAGAAGTCCGATCAGATGAACACAATGCCGATATTAACAGTAATATTGAAAGTCCAAAAGATAGAGAGGTGTGTACACATGTAGCCACACCAGAAAATCCAGAGCAGCTGCACGTTGAGGTACCTGTTGAAGAAGTCCTTTCAGGTGAACACAATACCATTAATAACAGTAATATTGAAAACTCGCAGGATAAAGAGGTGTGTACCCATGTAGCCACACCAGATAACGGGTTTAAACATAATTTGGTTGACGTGGAATCCTCACCTGAACTGTTGAGAACTGTTGACGACAAAGAGCCTTCCAACACTGGAGTTGCAGAAACcacagacaaagacaaaatcCCCCCTCGAGCTACGTCTTTACCGGTAGAAGAACCATTGGATGCCGTTGAGAAACCGATAGACTTAAATGCAACCCACAGCAACAGAGAGATGCCACTCTCTGGAAAagatgggaagaaaaatggaaaagatgGGAAGAAAGGCAAAAGCAAGGGCAAGGATGACTGCAAGATGACTTAGGGCTTAGATTTCTAACGCAACATGCAgtgtttttcgtttgtttgtttgtttttgttttttttctgttcaggcAGGAAACCAGACAGCACTTTTTTCCTGACTTAATTGAGATCTAGTTTATCAATGGACATGATAAAACCTTGTTTAAGTTGTACATGCCAAAAAAAGAGGAATTAGAATGCAAATTGCAAGCTTTTTCAACAATGGTGTTACATATTGCACCACTTTTTGATGAGTGACGTTTTGGGTTCAAAAGTGAAAGTATGTTTTCTGCTTCTCCAGACGCAGCTCCTTAATAGCTCATGTAGTCCACtttgctttgtgtttgtgtaaagtgctagtGCGCATAATTGTTTGCCCATGTGTAATGTCACGTCAGTTTGTGTTGGTGTCTTATTTATGTTATGAtagctaatactattgatgagcctcatgtgaaggtggtttatTTGAGTTGAATAAAGTAACTAATGAATACAGTTGTTTATGTACCATGGGTTCATGAGTGTACATGCTAGCTTCATGAAGTGAATGCTAGTATATGAAGATCTTTGTTTCAAGTGCTTTGCCATCATCTTTGGACACCTACACACAATTACGAACCCCTTCTGGGAGGAGGGCATCATTTATTTGCAGATTGTCATCATTACAgtagggctcggtccctatcccccgcgaatagcgAGGATCACTGTATTAGGGGCTTTCCCACCACAGGAACTTCCCTAGCCACCCTAGAAGCTTGAGTTCCCCCTGTGTTCCCACCgaaaaaaaactaccagggtACGGATGGTCCCCCCTGGATTATTTCGTTCCCCCTGGCGGGTAGGATCATCCGAGAGCTACCAGGCTGTGCTGACAAACGCTGgttggttgacagacctctgttTACTTTTTAATTCTTGGAGCCGCCATTATGCGGTGTTACGCAGGCAAGAAATGAGAGGATTGAagtacattgaaaagcaaaacttccaAATCACTGATCTTTACATTTTCGCACTGAGCCGCACTTAGTGGACAAGGAGTAGGCTAGACAAACTCTGTGCTCGCCGAGCTTACTCGGCGACAAGTCGCGCTGGTGGACTCTCTGGCGGATTCTGCCGCTGGAAGGTCACCACCACAGGCTCAGGAGCGGTATCCGCCACCGCCCCGTCGGCAAGGTCCACCGCTGGCCGACTCGGTCCCGCTAAGGAGCGGAGGTCCGAGCCCAAGTGGGTGTCTGCATCTgtctatagatgtgatttattgttctcaaaatTGTAGTGGAACTGTGTGAGGCTTCAGTAAATGgaatatattctaatttattgatatGTATCTGTATATATTAAAACTCCCTACCTCAAAGACCATCTCAGCCAGGTTGGccttgcaaatgagaatcagttctcaattgcctcacctggataaaggttaggttttaaaggtatcaaaaatatttgaaatttagattGCTGTATAATAAGACATTAACgtgaaagcttgaaataccagcattttTTAGATCCAAAAGGTCTCAGTATTGAGCAACATCAGCATCATTTGCTTAAAGTACCCTGGACTAATTAGTgcaatggaaacacaaacacatgggTCACAGGAACCTTTTtctaccaggaactcaaagttcctgggctagttggtggaaaagcccccattgttttttttttttgtttttttttgtgagtgtgcTGTAGTGCATTGTCCTGTGTGCCCTCTCCTGAGTTTGTATGCATGTTAACTGACCTCCCTCACGC is drawn from Phycodurus eques isolate BA_2022a chromosome 12, UOR_Pequ_1.1, whole genome shotgun sequence and contains these coding sequences:
- the LOC133410820 gene encoding myosin-2 heavy chain-like isoform X1; translated protein: MGTQGTGRKRNSNKERSTAEDDALNLIAREAEARLAAKRAARAEAREIRMRELERQQKEIFQVQKKYYGLNSKSDDRSDSKWGDIEQWMEDSERYSRPSQTHMLSDDDERMSVGSRGSVRSDLDAVYGAGGSSLLSHKSKKKKKHKHKEKDRNGHDDEYSVLSSRVDDRDYVEKGSRAASALTATTLTSLGGTSSRRGSVETAITVDAETATREIKEIHELKDQIQDVESKYTHNLKEVKDALTEVEEKYRKAMVSNAQLDNEKNNLMYQVDTLKDSLIELEELLCESRREYEEKVKDFEREKHAHSVLQFQFNEMKDTLKQSEELLNEIRQLRMKQEGFAREISDLQETVEWKDKKIGALERQKEYTDAIRTERDELREEVVKLKDILKKHGIVLGPDLSINGDAGETETDVTTSGDAAPQPTQGSPTSPPEGNNMLGRSEETQLRSSGKEEVDQEQRREVFEEDQTSHLSANRLSNTDEPSRPIKENDCGLSQGLQIELPVTKARDEIGLSAIIHGNATSPPETLPRFNSDLETGTQINDGDIEENSNDIIEKPNKHDTNEDINLIKLEPIVQAVKDSESRPQEEDIEDNETSCQVDVNESESCPEEETNEIDLCTQVNIKDSESCPQEDIKDSESCPKEDLTDSQPCPNVEGAQDPETCLQDVKDFESHPQEEDIKDQELCCEVAAKDSASCPQEARQDSKSYAQVDVKEFESCPQEDNLKDPESCPQVDVKDCELLPQDSVQDLDLCPQVDVKDSESCPQEDIKDSESHPQVEDKKDPESCLQVGVKDFESHPQDIIAPELCHQLEAKDSESCPLEYTQNSKSYHQVDEVKDLELYPQKQLTNPESYPKVDVKANELCPQEGIQNFDLCLKVEDFKDLELYPPKDLKNSESYPEVDMKDTDLCTQEGIQDFDLCLQVDVKDSESHPQEDIKDPESCAQEGLKNSESCAQVKDRKNSDSCSQEEDINDSKSCPQVLVVKDSEPCPQAVDPEPNTELQHETAEASSDEAEKILTKPPTSAKKKKRKRRGKKKGGFLEEQTQHRDKKEETVTNQENIQIAGRGVALGNNGSAAECGTDGHTIECLIESTAGQVDVAEQVEHAETSNVQNSKESQLDQMFNTDEQNIQNLGSGKVQIDEPEAFIQTFSLTLPLIQTETDQNTNKRKQSLESLEVQEGCIKCSESEVVHSGVNRIFNSESRDKDSSLDYTTNVPIPSQGDTSPSGVVHNEGEISCETTNCNKDSVPRLDVESHGQIPHVEPSECQNHVSVMFTHDIGDSLQDPEWSPSEPTAAVNSDTIIKVSENVLEKETFTNQEHEEPEVENVDRSRKECKELFNLVKLENSSCDLDREQILVETQLEHVAEIEKLMHEDQVVEAASDTKVQTSESEEARCEVSNDELAPAEKPMEHESSQGVQKNEVITGLGTYLHDSGEDFDDEDEKGQSFDFDDMDIDAAMETQSDENLEQREVEAGFEEVRSDEHNADINSNIESPKDREVCTHVATPENPEQLHVEVPVEEVLSGEHNTINNSNIENSQDKEVCTHVATPDNGFKHNLVDVESSPELLRTVDDKEPSNTGVAETTDKDKIPPRATSLPVEEPLDAVEKPIDLNATHSNREMPLSGKDGKKNGKDGKKGKSKGKDDCKMT
- the LOC133410820 gene encoding uncharacterized protein LOC133410820 isoform X3, coding for MGTQGTGRKRNSNKERSTAEDDALNLIAREAEARLAAKRAARAEAREIRMRELERQQKEIFQVQKKYYGLNSKSDDRSDSKWGDIEQWMEDSERYSRPSQTHMLSDDDERMSVGSRGSVRSDLDAVYGAGGSSLLSHKSKKKKKHKHKEKDRNGHDDEYSVLSSRVDDRDYVEKGSRAASALTATTLTSLGGTSSRRGSVETAITVDAETATREIKDALTEVEEKYRKAMVSNAQLDNEKNNLMYQVDTLKDSLIELEELLCESRREYEEKVKDFEREKHAHSVLQFQFNEMKDTLKQSEELLNEIRQLRMKQEGFAREISDLQETVEWKDKKIGALERQKEYTDAIRTERDELREEVVKLKDILKKHGIVLGPDLSINGDAGETETDVTTSGDAAPQPTQGSPTSPPEGNNMLGRSEETQLRSSGKEEVDQEQRREVFEEDQTSHLSANRLSNTDEPSRPIKENDCGLSQGLQIELPVTKARDEIGLSAIIHGNATSPPETLPRFNSDLETGTQINDGDIEENSNDIIEKPNKHDTNEDINLIKLEPIVQAVKDSESRPQEEDIEDNETSCQVDVNESESCPEEETNEIDLCTQVNIKDSESCPQEDIKDSESCPKEDLTDSQPCPNVEGAQDPETCLQDVKDFESHPQEEDIKDQELCCEVAAKDSASCPQEARQDSKSYAQVDVKEFESCPQEDNLKDPESCPQVDVKDCELLPQDSVQDLDLCPQVDVKDSESCPQEDIKDSESHPQVEDKKDPESCLQVGVKDFESHPQDIIAPELCHQLEAKDSESCPLEYTQNSKSYHQVDEVKDLELYPQKQLTNPESYPKVDVKANELCPQEGIQNFDLCLKVEDFKDLELYPPKDLKNSESYPEVDMKDTDLCTQEGIQDFDLCLQVDVKDSESHPQEDIKDPESCAQEGLKNSESCAQVKDRKNSDSCSQEEDINDSKSCPQVLVVKDSEPCPQAVDPEPNTELQHETAEASSDEAEKILTKPPTSAKKKKRKRRGKKKGGFLEEQTQHRDKKEETVTNQENIQIAGRGVALGNNGSAAECGTDGHTIECLIESTAGQVDVAEQVEHAETSNVQNSKESQLDQMFNTDEQNIQNLGSGKVQIDEPEAFIQTFSLTLPLIQTETDQNTNKRKQSLESLEVQEGCIKCSESEVVHSGVNRIFNSESRDKDSSLDYTTNVPIPSQGDTSPSGVVHNEGEISCETTNCNKDSVPRLDVESHGQIPHVEPSECQNHVSVMFTHDIGDSLQDPEWSPSEPTAAVNSDTIIKVSENVLEKETFTNQEHEEPEVENVDRSRKECKELFNLVKLENSSCDLDREQILVETQLEHVAEIEKLMHEDQVVEAASDTKVQTSESEEARCEVSNDELAPAEKPMEHESSQGVQKNEVITGLGTYLHDSGEDFDDEDEKGQSFDFDDMDIDAAMETQSDENLEQREVEAGFEEVRSDEHNADINSNIESPKDREVCTHVATPENPEQLHVEVPVEEVLSGEHNTINNSNIENSQDKEVCTHVATPDNGFKHNLVDVESSPELLRTVDDKEPSNTGVAETTDKDKIPPRATSLPVEEPLDAVEKPIDLNATHSNREMPLSGKDGKKNGKDGKKGKSKGKDDCKMT
- the LOC133410820 gene encoding uncharacterized protein LOC133410820 isoform X8 translates to MGTQGTGRKRNSNKERSTAEDDALNLIAREAEARLAAKRAARAEAREIRMRELERQQKEIFQVQKKYYGLNSKSDDRSDSKWGDIEQWMEDSERYSRPSQTHMLSDDDERMSVGSRGSVRSDLDAVYGAGGSSLLSHKSKKKKKHKHKEKDRNGHDDEYSVLSSRVDDRDYVEKGSRAASALTATTLTSLGGTSSRRGSVETAITVDAETATREIKEIHELKDQIQDVESKYTHNLKEVKDALTEVEEKYRKAMVSNAQLDNEKNNLMYQVDTLKDSLIELEELLCESRREYEEKVKDFEREKHAHSVLQFQFNEMKDTLKQSEELLNKHGIVLGPDLSINGDAGETETDVTTSGDAAPQPTQGSPTSPPEGNNMLGRSEETQLRSSGKEEVDQEQRREVFEEDQTSHLSANRLSNTDEPSRPIKENDCGLSQGLQIELPVTKARDEIGLSAIIHGNATSPPETLPRFNSDLETGTQINDGDIEENSNDIIEKPNKHDTNEDINLIKLEPIVQAVKDSESRPQEEDIEDNETSCQVDVNESESCPEEETNEIDLCTQVNIKDSESCPQEDIKDSESCPKEDLTDSQPCPNVEGAQDPETCLQDVKDFESHPQEEDIKDQELCCEVAAKDSASCPQEARQDSKSYAQVDVKEFESCPQEDNLKDPESCPQVDVKDCELLPQDSVQDLDLCPQVDVKDSESCPQEDIKDSESHPQVEDKKDPESCLQVGVKDFESHPQDIIAPELCHQLEAKDSESCPLEYTQNSKSYHQVDEVKDLELYPQKQLTNPESYPKVDVKANELCPQEGIQNFDLCLKVEDFKDLELYPPKDLKNSESYPEVDMKDTDLCTQEGIQDFDLCLQVDVKDSESHPQEDIKDPESCAQEGLKNSESCAQVKDRKNSDSCSQEEDINDSKSCPQVLVVKDSEPCPQAVDPEPNTELQHETAEASSDEAEKILTKPPTSAKKKKRKRRGKKKGGFLEEQTQHRDKKEETVTNQENIQIAGRGVALGNNGSAAECGTDGHTIECLIESTAGQVDVAEQVEHAETSNVQNSKESQLDQMFNTDEQNIQNLGSGKVQIDEPEAFIQTFSLTLPLIQTETDQNTNKRKQSLESLEVQEGCIKCSESEVVHSGVNRIFNSESRDKDSSLDYTTNVPIPSQGDTSPSGVVHNEGEISCETTNCNKDSVPRLDVESHGQIPHVEPSECQNHVSVMFTHDIGDSLQDPEWSPSEPTAAVNSDTIIKVSENVLEKETFTNQEHEEPEVENVDRSRKECKELFNLVKLENSSCDLDREQILVETQLEHVAEIEKLMHEDQVVEAASDTKVQTSESEEARCEVSNDELAPAEKPMEHESSQGVQKNEVITGLGTYLHDSGEDFDDEDEKGQSFDFDDMDIDAAMETQSDENLEQREVEAGFEEVRSDEHNADINSNIESPKDREVCTHVATPENPEQLHVEVPVEEVLSGEHNTINNSNIENSQDKEVCTHVATPDNGFKHNLVDVESSPELLRTVDDKEPSNTGVAETTDKDKIPPRATSLPVEEPLDAVEKPIDLNATHSNREMPLSGKDGKKNGKDGKKGKSKGKDDCKMT
- the LOC133410820 gene encoding uncharacterized protein LOC133410820 isoform X9, with protein sequence MGTQGTGRKRNSNKERSTAEDDALNLIAREAEARLAAKRAARAEAREIRMRELERQQKEIFQVQKKYYGLNSKSDDRSDSKWGDIEQWMEDSERYSRPSQTHMLSDDDERMSVGSRGSVRSDLDAVYGAGGSSLLSHKSKKKKKHKHKEKDRNGHDDEYSVLSSRVDDRDYVEKGSRAASALTATTLTSLGGTSSRRGSVETAITVDAETATREIKDALTEVEEKYRKAMVSNAQLDNEKNNLMYQVDTLKDSLIELEELLCESRREYEEKVKDFEREKHAHSVLQFQFNEMKDTLKQSEELLNKHGIVLGPDLSINGDAGETETDVTTSGDAAPQPTQGSPTSPPEGNNMLGRSEETQLRSSGKEEVDQEQRREVFEEDQTSHLSANRLSNTDEPSRPIKENDCGLSQGLQIELPVTKARDEIGLSAIIHGNATSPPETLPRFNSDLETGTQINDGDIEENSNDIIEKPNKHDTNEDINLIKLEPIVQAVKDSESRPQEEDIEDNETSCQVDVNESESCPEEETNEIDLCTQVNIKDSESCPQEDIKDSESCPKEDLTDSQPCPNVEGAQDPETCLQDVKDFESHPQEEDIKDQELCCEVAAKDSASCPQEARQDSKSYAQVDVKEFESCPQEDNLKDPESCPQVDVKDCELLPQDSVQDLDLCPQVDVKDSESCPQEDIKDSESHPQVEDKKDPESCLQVGVKDFESHPQDIIAPELCHQLEAKDSESCPLEYTQNSKSYHQVDEVKDLELYPQKQLTNPESYPKVDVKANELCPQEGIQNFDLCLKVEDFKDLELYPPKDLKNSESYPEVDMKDTDLCTQEGIQDFDLCLQVDVKDSESHPQEDIKDPESCAQEGLKNSESCAQVKDRKNSDSCSQEEDINDSKSCPQVLVVKDSEPCPQAVDPEPNTELQHETAEASSDEAEKILTKPPTSAKKKKRKRRGKKKGGFLEEQTQHRDKKEETVTNQENIQIAGRGVALGNNGSAAECGTDGHTIECLIESTAGQVDVAEQVEHAETSNVQNSKESQLDQMFNTDEQNIQNLGSGKVQIDEPEAFIQTFSLTLPLIQTETDQNTNKRKQSLESLEVQEGCIKCSESEVVHSGVNRIFNSESRDKDSSLDYTTNVPIPSQGDTSPSGVVHNEGEISCETTNCNKDSVPRLDVESHGQIPHVEPSECQNHVSVMFTHDIGDSLQDPEWSPSEPTAAVNSDTIIKVSENVLEKETFTNQEHEEPEVENVDRSRKECKELFNLVKLENSSCDLDREQILVETQLEHVAEIEKLMHEDQVVEAASDTKVQTSESEEARCEVSNDELAPAEKPMEHESSQGVQKNEVITGLGTYLHDSGEDFDDEDEKGQSFDFDDMDIDAAMETQSDENLEQREVEAGFEEVRSDEHNADINSNIESPKDREVCTHVATPENPEQLHVEVPVEEVLSGEHNTINNSNIENSQDKEVCTHVATPDNGFKHNLVDVESSPELLRTVDDKEPSNTGVAETTDKDKIPPRATSLPVEEPLDAVEKPIDLNATHSNREMPLSGKDGKKNGKDGKKGKSKGKDDCKMT